TGgagattaaaaaaagaaaagtgaaacTAAATATGTCGTTTGCCTTTGTGGATATAGGGCATTCAGTGGGTGATGACATCTTTATCTTCATAGGAGCTACCAAAGATTATCAAACTTTGGAATGTATCGGGGCTCGAGGCTCTTCCAAAGCAAAAACCAGATTTGCACCAAATGACACAACAGAGTTATAGAACCCCATAATTTGAAATCTCACCTTAAATGCACTTTTAGCAGACAATGTATTGCCCACAACAATGGTGTTTCACACAAGGAGACCAGCAGTTCTACACAGAGTAAAGGTCACCAACAAATCGTTACACCATTGGTTACAAAGTTTAGTGTAAAATAGTATTTGATGACTTCTTCAGTTTCTTAATTACAAAATCAATATCTTCATTGCTTATATTAAAAAAACTCATGGGAATTATGTACATATGTTAGATATCTTCAATTTATGGGCCATCCTCCACTTCATTATCCTACTCGTATTATATGAACACATTTCACATAATCATGAAAATTTTAAACATGTATTCCACGAATATTCCAAGGAAGATAAAATTAGAGTATAGGATTCTCATGCATACCTTGTGAATGTATGAGTTGTTACCTTTACCCGGACCTGCAACAATAATTCCTCTTTGTTGCCTGCCAATGTGCCAAGTTCGTAATATTAAGTGTTAACGACTTTGTTGCAAGAAATGATTTAGAATCCCTTAGAACATCTCTCataatatcattcatcataaaatataataaagctAGATGAGtattttggcaaatttgccaagtGTCAACTTTTTAGAGTCTTTACTATTTATATAATTGCTATTTGGAGAAATGTTTCTATAATTatctttaattgttttttaatatttaattaattatgttttggtaaatctaaaaaaacactttTATCTAATTGGTCAATTATctatttttttagggttaaaatAGATCCCGCATAATATTAACTCTATTAATTAATCTTCTGAACGGATAttaattgtaatatttattttcaacacAAACGTTTCGTTTCCTGTGCTTTCTCAATGCAAATGTTTCGTTTTGTTCCAATGCAGAAATATttctttaatttcaaaaaaatatatcaaaataatacactctttctctctctaggGTTTCAGTTTCGCTATATTTGTTAGGGTTTCGACGAACATCCGATGCTCTGGCGAGTCCGGGGGTGGAAGCCACAAGAGCGGTGAGTACAGTCCGCGCTCTAACATCTGCGAGCAGGATAGTATCTTCCTATCGCGAATATCAGccgcaccatgaagaagactctCCCTGCTAATGGTAAAATCGCAAAGGATGCTAAAGAGATTCTCCATGAATGCGTCTTTGAGTTCATCAGCTTCATCGCCAACGAGTatgtttgattttctttttctctttgattcGTACAGTGAATTGATTgtaattttgatttggttgtattgaAATTGTGCAGGGCCTCTGATAAGTGTCAAAGACAGAAGAGGAAGACGATTAACGATGATGATTTGCTTTGGGCGCTAGGTTTCGAGGATTATATTGATCCTCTTAAGATTTACCTTAAGATACAAGAGGTAAATTCTATTTCAGTTTactgtttttcaattttttggtattttactttACAAGCTTTTCTGGTACCCCCGGTGAGAACAAATGAGAATTGGGTCCTCTGGCAATGTTTAAAGGgttgttttgaatttttattgttgttgtacTTTTTACTAATGGTAActctttttctttaatttgtCGTCGGTCAATTGGAAATGTTGCAGATGGAAGTAATTTCAAATCCTTTATTTTATAGCGAATTTTTTGTTTTGTGAGCACATCTTTGTAATGGTTTTGCACAAAAATTTTGTTCCAGGGTGATACCAAGGGCTCCGACAATGGTGGAGATTCGGCTGCTAAGAAAAATCTTCAACAATGTTCTAATCCTCAGGTAAAAAACATAGTTATTTTATTGTTGGAACACACTGCtacaaaggaaaaaaaagaacagaaaaatattATCTGATTTTGATGTGTTTTGTTGAAATTGCAGaaatgtttcgttttgatttcaGAGTAATTTTCAACACATTATTTTTGTTTCCTGTTCTCTCTCAATGCAAACTTTCGTTTTGTTTACAATGCAAACATTTGTTTCCTGTGCTCTCTCAATGCAGAAACGTTTCATTTTGATTTCAGTGTAATTTTCAACATATTATTTGGTATCTCTTTCTCCGTAGAAGTAGAAGTAGAAAAGGGAAAGATGAGTGTATTGAAAATTTGGGGAAGATTAGAGGGAAGGAATTCAGAAGCGGATAATTTAAGCGACAAAAATAATCTGAGAATCAGGTTTGTAAAAATCCATTCCACGGTTGTTAGGTTGATTTTGATGATCTTATTCTTAAATGTTATCTGCGTACAAATGTTCAATCGTTCTCGCCAGACTGACTAATTATCTCAAATAGAGAATTCCTGAAAGTCCTTTTGTAGGTATTTCTCAGTCTTGTGTTCTTGGGATTATAAGGATTGAGTCATTTGTTTATTATGACCAATATTCACTATATTGTTCAGAAGGTTAGAGGGTCTTCGTAATTGACTCGGAAGTTTTGACAGGCTGGTACTAGCTATCAGAGAGCAACGTgggttagggttttgtatagTTTGCGAGATGAAGGTTACACAGGAGTGGCAGGCTTTCTTCTGGTGTGTCGAAAAGTGCTTTGAGGGAAAGGTTTAAGGCTTTTAATGTTATTGTGAGGATATTGCaagttatttttaatattattattattattattattattattattattattattattattattattattattattattattattattattattattattattattattattattattattattattattattattcttttaacTTTTCTAATGGCTTTGTTATTACATTCTTCATCTTCATGGTTCTCTTCGTTGCCGAtgaaaccaaacacaaatatgggaTTTATGGTGATGCTTCCTCAAACAACAAATAGATCTTCGAAGTTGAGTTATGTTAAGAACCCCGACATCGACGAATCTTCtgaaattattattttcattgaagCTACAAAAATTGGTCCTATTGATCCTGTAACGCTTGCATTTGAAAAAGCTAAAgcttataaaaatcaatttaatctaACCCTGGTTTGGGAATTGAAGAAAGTGGTGGTGGCAAAGACAAATCGATTAAGGAGAATCCAGGTTTTGTTGATGAGGGAGGACCGGAtcttgaagatgtttcaacaacttGCTTCTGAAAAAGCTGGTTATATAAAGAAACTTAGGAGCGGACGACAAGACCTACATTGCATATTTTGGCTCTTCCGAAAAATGCATGAGCTGCACTTAAGCCTAATGTTGTCACATTTTCATCCATTTTGAATGCATGCAGGTAAATACTTTGAAATTTATTCTTTATGTTATCTTGAATTATAACTAACCAATCTAAACTATATAATTTGATCGATTGTGATTTAGCTGCTGCAATTCATATGATGCTGCTGCAAAGCTGTTAGATACGCTGCGATTGTTTGATACTCAGTTGTATGGTGTAACCCATGGACTGTTGATGGGCTATAGGGAACAAGTATGGTTTAGTGCTCAAACTCTATGCAATGAACTCATTCGTATGGATTCTTCAACTATGTCCGTGTTTTATAACGCCTTCACAAATATGTTGTGGCACTTTGGTAGGGTAAAGTTCAGCCACTAATATTCaatgcaaaaacaatatttctgcAACCTAAATAGACTACGGGAGATGAGTCAGAATTGTACAAGCCAAAAGTTTCTACATGGTGTGTATTTCCTAGACCTAACAATATTTCAAAAACAGTATGGTATTTAGTATTTGCAAAATGAACCATTATAGTCCACTTGCTTTTGATACTGATATGACATCCCTTTCAAATTTACATTTTTGGTTCTCGGCCTATTCAGTTCAGAGGTGGTAGAGTTATACGTCCTGGAGAAGTTTTAGAGACTGAAGAAGAAAATG
The Vicia villosa cultivar HV-30 ecotype Madison, WI linkage group LG6, Vvil1.0, whole genome shotgun sequence genome window above contains:
- the LOC131611495 gene encoding nuclear transcription factor Y subunit B-like yields the protein MKKTLPANGKIAKDAKEILHECVFEFISFIANEASDKCQRQKRKTINDDDLLWALGFEDYIDPLKIYLKIQEVNSISVYCFSIFWYFTLQAFLVPPVRTNENWVLWQCLKGCFEFLLLLYFLLMVTLFL